A genomic window from Lotus japonicus ecotype B-129 chromosome 1, LjGifu_v1.2 includes:
- the LOC130732682 gene encoding uncharacterized protein LOC130732682 — protein sequence MATSLETPSSPPLLLNQDHSTTSVMGCSSPLLSPSSDKRFWSTLRTRVETILDDREHKISDPQHPSTYKSEQSNRLKEDSMLLMRGFDSVAHTLSLMSSNLDNALQGARELANPPTLTDIFHSKFDKAETKEEKQREGKSKQGVKRKIDHNDVVSEENVVDPQVGNGQKLQDGNFKKAKNLAVSMATKAASLARELKSIKSDLCFMQERCGLLEEENRRLRDGFEKGVRPEEDDLVRLQLEALLAEKSRLANENANLIRENQCLHQLVEYHQLASQDDLSESYEDVIQGMHLDFSSPPPTIAAEETRDEDGDDETNREEPQTPSKNICKSSNSLDDGEEE from the exons atgGCAACCTCGTTGGAGACACCTtcatctcctcctctcctcctcaACCAG GATCATAGTACAACAAGTGTTATGGGTTGTTCTTCTCCTTTGCTATCTCCATCCTCTGATAAACGTTTCTGGAGCACTCTCCGGACCAGGGTTGAAACTATTCTTGATGATCGTGAACACAAAATCTCAGATCCTCAACATCCCTCTACCTATAAG AGTGAACAGAGCAACCGGTTGAAGGAAGATTCAATGTTACTGATGAGAGGGTTTGACTCTGTTGCTCACACACTGTCTCTGATGTCTAGTAATTTAGACAATGCCCTTCAG GGTGCTAGAGAATTGGCCAATCCACCCACCTTAACTGATATATTCCACAGCAAATTTGATAAGGCAGAAACCAAAGAAGAGAAACAGAGAGAAGGGAAGTCAAAGCAAGGAGTGAAAAGGAAAATTGATCAcaatgatgttgtttctgaagaGAATGTTGTTGACCCACAAGTGGGGAATGGGCAAAAACTGCAAGATGGGAACTTCAAGAAAGCGAAAAAT CTTGCAGTTTCAATGGCAACCAAAGCAGCTTCACTTGCTAGAGAATTGAAGTCTATTAAATCAGATCTATGTTTTATGCAAGAAAGATGTGGTTTGCTTGAAGAAGAGAACAGGAGACTCCGTGATGGATTTGAAAAAGGAGTTaggccagaggaagatgatttg GTGAGGCTTCAACTTGAGGCACTTCTAGCTGAGAAATCAAGGCTTGCCAATGAGAATGCAAATCTTATAAGAGAAAACCAGTGTCTTCACCAGCTTGTTGAGTACCACCAACTTGCATCTCAAGATGATCTCTCTGAATCTTACGAGGATGTCATCCAGGGAATGCACTTAGACTTCTCATCTCCGCCGCCAACAATTGCCGCAGAAGAGACAAGggatgaagatggtgatgatgagACAAATAGAGAAGAACCACAAACACCAAGTAAAAATATCTGCAAATCCTCTAATTCACttgatgatggagaagaagagtAA
- the LOC130732683 gene encoding uncharacterized protein LOC130732683 → MGRKPGSSKNNSDKTTMDKVEDQSIYGKVKSPRASEVENLKARCAPLKILNQSANGVEAPPVKNSASGVEAHPAKISPQEQVNRADEGQKKSAKKSKTSGVSVRRSERIKSTVGPSPASSRAPEYIEDLTASESENDEQDHQLEKELAEVEPEPEPEPAENMSEKNLNEKVDHTLQKLDALDKKIDLLISKVDGPSTLSETPSKAINFRDLYISSQKQLEALAEENRLLTGKLENALGKLEVYEKDIRVPLGVLDKVKDIFDAVAVPKRAKTTEAAVKNSTPRTHNACSASAPKRKRNESNAT, encoded by the exons ATGGGTCGAAAACCAGGATCTTCGAAGAACAACAGCGACAAGACCACCATG GACAAAGTGGAAGATCAGTCTATCTATGGTAAAGTGAAATCACCAAGGGCATCTGAGGTTGAAAATCTCAAGGCTAGATGTGCCCCACTGAAGATTCTGAATCAGTCGGCGAATGGAGTGGAGGCTCCGCCTGTAAAAAATTCGGCGAGTGGAGTGGAGGCTCATCCTGCAAAAATTTCACCACAAGAGCAAGTGAACCGGGCAGATGAGGGTCAAAAGAAGTCTGCTAAGAAGTCCAAAACCAGTGGTGTGTCTGTGAGGCGATCAGAACGAATTAAAAGCACCGTTGGTCCAAGTCCTGCCTCAAGTCGTGCCCCTGAATACATTGAGGATTTAACTGCTAGTGAAAGTGAGAATGATGAACAAGATCATCAACTGGAGAAAGAATTGGCAGAGGTGGAGCCTGAGCCAGAACCGGAGCCTGCTGAAAATATGAGTGAAAAGAACTTGAATGAAAAAGTTGACCATACCTTACAAAAATTAGATGCTCTTGACAAGAAAATTGACTTGTTGATATCCAAG GTAGATGGACCTTCTACCTTGTCTGAAACTCCATCAAAGGCTATAAATTTCCGGGACTTGTACATCTCCTCACAGAAGCAG CTTGAAGCTTTAGCAGAAGAAAATCGACTACTAACTGGAAAACTGGAAAATGCTCTTGGTAAACTTGAAGTG TATGAGAAAGATATTCGGGTTCCACTTGGAGTACTTGATAAAGTGAAGGATATTTTTGATGCTGTTGCGGTTCCAAAGCGAGCAAAAACTACTGAAGCTGCGGTTAAAAATTCTACTCCAAGAACCCACAATGCATGTTCAGCTTCTGCAcccaaaagaaagagaaatgaaaGCAATGCTACATAG